The DNA segment CTGTGTTATCTTATTTTTTTTCGAGAGTTTCAAATCAATCACCGGTGAAAGTCCAACCTCGAATGAGAAGGTGAATTCCTGCTGTGTATCGAAGTCAATCGACTCCTGTTCATCAGTTTTTGGAAGCGGATCGCCCAGGATCTCAAGTTTTTCGTCAACGAGGTACTTCTGAATATTCTCTGTAACAATTTTGTTTATTTCATCGATCTCAACTGCTCTTCCGTACATCTTTTTTACAAGTCCGATCGGAACCATACCAGGACGGAATCCTTTAATGTTTGCTTTTTTCCTGTAATCTTTTAAAACAGTCTCAACTTTTTCTTCGTAATCGGCTTTTTCGATCTTTACTTTCAGAACAGCATTCAGCTCATCAATGTTTTCTCTGGTGATATTCATTTTTATTATTGTTTTTGCATAGTTAAAAAAACCGCCAAAACGCACTATTAAAGAGGTTACGGGCGGTTTGTTACTTTTGTGCGGATGAAGGGACTCGAACCCCCACGTCACGAAGACACAAGATCCTAAGTCTTGCTCGGCTACCAATTACGACACATCCGCGTGTAAAAAATTCCCCGCAAAAGTATAATAATTTATTGTGAAAACAAATTGATTCTGTTACCGGCGCAATTCAAAGTTCTTTCCGAGGTACACTTTTCTTACAAGCTCATCGTCTGCAAGTTGGACAGAAGTGCCTGATTTGAGAATTTTCCCTTCAAAAAGAAGGTAAGCCCTGTCGGTAATGGTAAGGGTCTCATGGACATTGTGATCGGTAATGAGAATACCGATATTTTTCTCTCTTAGTTTTGATACAATTTCCTGTATATCTTCAACTGCGATAGGGTCAACACCAGCAAATGGTTCGTCGAGCAAGATGAATTTAGGCTTTAGGGCCAGTGCTCTGGCAATCTCGGTCCGTCTTCTTTCCCCGCCGGAGAGTTGAATGCCTTTGCTTCTTCTTATCTTATGAAGTCCGAATTCTGTAAGCAATGTTTCAAGTCTCTCTTCCTGTTCTTGTTTTGGGAATCCTGACATTTCAAGTACTGCCTTAATATTATCTTCAACCGACATGTTCCTGAATACTGAAGCTTCCTGGGCAAGATATCCTATTCCTCTTCTGGCTCTTTTGTATACAGGAAGGGAAGTGATCTCCTCTTCATCAAGAAAAATCTTGCCTTCTCTTGGCCTTATGAGCCCTACAATCATATAGAAAGATGTAGTTTTTCCTGCTCCGTTAGGTCCCAGAAGACCAACGATTTCTCCCTGTTCAACCTCAATCGAAACATGATCTACAACTGTTCTGCTGCGATACTTCTTTACCAGATTTTCAGTATATAGTTTCATTCAGGTTATTATGAATTTGCAGTTTCTGTTTTTTCTTCGTCATCCTTAAAGAATTCACTCCTGCTTTTTTCTTTTTGCCTCATCACTCTACCAGAGATTAAAATACTTACCTCATATAATATAAGGAGTGGTATTGCCACCAGTGTCTGTGAAAAGACATCCGGAGGAGTAATGATTGCGGCAAGAATGAAAATAATG comes from the Bacteroidales bacterium genome and includes:
- the lptB gene encoding LPS export ABC transporter ATP-binding protein, whose amino-acid sequence is MKLYTENLVKKYRSRTVVDHVSIEVEQGEIVGLLGPNGAGKTTSFYMIVGLIRPREGKIFLDEEEITSLPVYKRARRGIGYLAQEASVFRNMSVEDNIKAVLEMSGFPKQEQEERLETLLTEFGLHKIRRSKGIQLSGGERRRTEIARALALKPKFILLDEPFAGVDPIAVEDIQEIVSKLREKNIGILITDHNVHETLTITDRAYLLFEGKILKSGTSVQLADDELVRKVYLGKNFELRR